The Candidatus Dependentiae bacterium sequence CCAACTATGCTGGCTTCAATTTTCACTCATGCTTTTACACCACACGCTGCAATTGGAGCTTTTGCAGGCAACAGCATTATGCTTTCTATTACCCATGGTGTGCGAAGAGCTTGCTACACAGGTGATATTGGCGTAGGATACGCATCAACAATGCACGCAGAAACAAAAGAATCTATCCCTGCAAAGCAAGCAGCTTTAGGCATAGTTGATATCTTTTTAGATTCTTTTTTAGTTTGCACCATGAGCTTATTTTTAATTCTCGTCACAGATAAATGGCATGCTGGCCTTCATGAAACTGCAACTGTTCCAGCTGCTCTTTCTATGTATTTCCCTTATGTAAATATTATTTGGCCTCTATTTATTTTCCTTTTAGGATATTCAACACTTATTGCTTTTTTTGCGGCAGGACGAAGATCAGCAACAATACTTTTCCCAAAATATGGCGCAAATATTTATATCGTTCTTGCAACTATGCTATTTTTGATTTTCTCATTTTTAGGAACATTGGCTCAATGCTTATCTGTCATGTCAATTGTTGGAGTTTTGCTTTTAATATGCAATTTATACGGACTCTTCTTTTTGAGAAATGAGATTATCTTTGATGTAAGACATCACAAACAGTAAAATACGCTAAACGAAAGCTTCTATGGTAAAACTAGATCAAGATTTTCTACAAGCACAAAAATTCTTTTTAAAGCATTTTGACTCATCTTGCAGCAACATAGTCCAAGAGCCTGAAAGCAAAGAGTATGGCGCATGTCAATTTACGATACAAAATAAAAAAGCTGCGTTTCGCATAGCAAAAATTACACCTACAAAAGTAGGTCAATTTGTTACTTTTTGGAAAAGATCACAAGCTGGTCCAATTGCGCCATTTGATGAATCAGACTCTATAGATTTATTTATTGTTAGTGTTAGAGATGGTGACAAATTTGGACAATTTATATTTCCAAAGTCAGTTCTAATCGAACATGACATAATGTCAAAAAATCATATTGGCGGCAAACGAGCAATCCGTGTATATCCATCATGGGACAAGACTGATAATAAGCAGGCTATTAGAACACAATCCTGGCAATTAAAATACTTTTATGAAATTAGCAATAATTCCTAAAAAAGGTTTTTCAAAAAATGAATACAAAAACTTTCTTATTTTTATATTTATTTACTTTGTTAGCTCCATGCAAAACTATAAAAAGTATTGATAAAGATGATAGAGATCTTTTAGCGTATACAAGTCTTTATGCATTAATGATCACAGGTAGTATGAAAATAGTAAATTACTTGAATGAGCGAGACGCAAGAAGAACTGATGAATTCAAGATAGCTCATATAAAAAATAGAATTCAGAAGTATCATAATACTTTTGGCAAAATATCAACGATAACAAATCAGTCAAAGCTTCAATTGTTTCTTGATAGCAACAGTAATCATCAAGAATTAATAAATTATCTTAAGGATGCTAAAGATTATCAATTTTTAATGAGTGAACGATATAAAAAAAATAATTCGCCAGGCATGCTTCAAATTATCAATGAATTATCAGCATGGTCATCAGAAATAGCAGTGATGTCTATAATTTTAAAACAAAATTATTTAATAAAAAATAGATTCTTAGGATATAAAATTAAACCATTAGAGCAACGCATCATGCTTGGTTACACACAAAAACTACAAAACTCACAGCCGCACTCTTGCGCAAATTACAATGATCCAGGACCGATAGAACAAGCTGTCATTGAAATGAAAAATGATATAGATTTTTTAGAGAAGAATGCTACAAACATTACCTGCACAGAATTGATTATCAAAAAATTAAGGCACTGCTCCAATATACTTGAAACAATGCCTCAATATCAAAATGAAAAATCTTTAAAGCTTAAGCCATATCAGCTTTAAGTTTGATAATTTCTTTTTCCGTCAAGGGCCTATAAGAACCAAGGCTCAGGTTTCTTTTTGTAAGACCTGCAAAATTCGTTCTATCAAGCTTTTCAACAAAATATCTAAGCTCTTTAAACAAACGCTTAATAACATGTTTTTTGCCACTATGAATAGAAATCGAAATGACATCTCTTGCTTTTGGAGATACATATTTTGCGCTATCAACCTGCATAAAACCGTCTTCAAGTCTGATACCCTTTAAAAGGCGATCAAGGTGTTCTTGGGTTACAGGCTTATGGGTCGTAACTTGATATGTTTTTGAAATGTTAAATTTTGGATGAGCAAGCTTTTGAGTTAAGTCACCATCATTGGTCATAACCAAAAGACCTGTTGTATTTCTATCAAGTCGTCCAACTGGATACAAACGTTCTGGAATGTTTCTAAAGTATTCCGCAACGGTAGGCCTATCTTTTGTGTCAGCCAAGGTACATAAAAGGTCTGTTGGCTTGTTAAACAAAAAGTATAATTTTTTTGCTGCAAGAACACGCTTGTTGTTAACTTTTACCGAATCATCATCTGCAAGCTCATGAAATGGCTCATAGACCGTTTTTCCATTAACTTTAACCACGCCTTCTTTGATAAGCTCAGTAGCTTTACGACGTGAACAGTGCCCAGACTGGGCCAGAAATTTGCTTAATTTTGTAGGCATAAATTTTAACTTGTTTTCGATTTATAGAAAAATATTATAGAAAAAATGGCTCAGTAGAAAAAAATAGTATATTAATAGTATAAGTTAAGTAGTAAAAAGAGTCAAAAATACAAGGGATAAAGCGCATGGTTATCGGTAGAATTATCTTTTCATTGTTTCAATGTTGGCTTATGGTCGTCAAACAGGTATTACTGCTCAATTTCTTCAATTTCATCAAGATTATGTTTTTATGGTTTTTCCTCGCCTTTTCAGCCTCTTATCTATTCTTTTTGCTTTGCCACAAAAGAAATATCGCACAAATCAGACAAGATATCGCAATCGAGCTATCACGCAGCCTAGGGGTAGCTGCCCTGCTAACCACCCTGGTCATGGCCCTATATGAATGCATTATTAGATGGATGGGCAGATCTGAATTTTTTGACATTCATAGCGCAATGCTTACCCATGGAAGCCTTATGAGCCTTTCTAATTCTGTTTTTTACAACAGCCTAAGCTTTACCATAGCTATGCTCAGCGCGCTTTTTGCACACCATTTTGTCTCGCCGCTTCTCAATTGCGATGACCACCATGCCGTTTCTGATCGCTATGGAATGTCAATGATACTCATATCGCTGACCTGCTGGGCGTTTTTATGGTTAATTTTGTAAATTAATAAAGCAAAACTATATGATCCTGCGGAATGATGATCTTGTCAGCAATATGAGCAAAATCATTTCTTTGAATCTCAAAAAGTTCTTGTAAAAAAACATCTTGCCAATTTTCTGACTCTGGCAAGAATTCAACTTTATTTATAAAATCTTTTGGATGGTGTGGGTTGCAATGAAAAAATTCAACTTTTCGTCGCCAGAGATCTGGATACAAATTGCTTTGTGGGTAGACTAGGCCATCAGAAACACAAGCAATCCCTGTAAAATTCTGGCATATTGGCTCTTCTTGTGCAAAATAGACAGTTGGCGAATAATACAAGATCCAATCACCAATGCTCATCTTGTCAATTCCATCTCGAGAGCCCATGTTTGCCTGAGTGTAGCCCTTTTCTTTAACGATAAATACATGTTCCTGGGCAGCCTGAGACACCCAATAACGACGCGTCATTACTCTCTCCTTTTTTATTAACCTAAAAAGAACAGTTCTCGAAAAGCAATAATTTTATGTTTTTTTATTTCACGAGAAAAAGAAAAAATTTAAAAACGGCATCCAGACTGATCGAACAATCGATTTCAACAATCATATAAATTCTGATATGCTCAAAGTATGAAATTTTTAATATCAGCCCATCATTAAATTCTATTTAATTACGAAATGTATTGAATTATGAAACCAGTAAGAACAAGATTCGCCCCTTCTCCAACAGGAATTATGCACATCGGCAACGTCAGAGCTGCGCTCCTGAACTATCTTTTTGCCAAACAAAACAATGGAACATTTGCTCTTCGCATTGAAGATACCGATCAACAACGCAACATCCAAGATGGTACACAGCACATAACACGGCATCTAAAATGGCTGGGCATCGAGTACAGCGAAGGTCCAGAAGTGGGTGGTGATTTTGGCCCTTACTTTCAATCCCAGCGCTCAAGCTTTTATAAAAAACATCTGGAAAAACTACATGAAAATAATTTTATCTATCAATGTTTTTGCAGCCCTGAAGAGTTAGAAATACGCAGAAATAGACAAATTGCTATGAAAAAGCCACCTCGCTACGAAGGCACCTGCTTAAAATTATCAGTTGAACAAATCAAACAAAAAATCGAATCTAAATCTCCATTCATCTGGCGTATGAAAGTTGATAGCTCAAAAAAAATATCTTTTAAAGATATGG is a genomic window containing:
- a CDS encoding EVE domain-containing protein — encoded protein: MTRRYWVSQAAQEHVFIVKEKGYTQANMGSRDGIDKMSIGDWILYYSPTVYFAQEEPICQNFTGIACVSDGLVYPQSNLYPDLWRRKVEFFHCNPHHPKDFINKVEFLPESENWQDVFLQELFEIQRNDFAHIADKIIIPQDHIVLLY
- a CDS encoding pseudouridine synthase; its protein translation is MPTKLSKFLAQSGHCSRRKATELIKEGVVKVNGKTVYEPFHELADDDSVKVNNKRVLAAKKLYFLFNKPTDLLCTLADTKDRPTVAEYFRNIPERLYPVGRLDRNTTGLLVMTNDGDLTQKLAHPKFNISKTYQVTTHKPVTQEHLDRLLKGIRLEDGFMQVDSAKYVSPKARDVISISIHSGKKHVIKRLFKELRYFVEKLDRTNFAGLTKRNLSLGSYRPLTEKEIIKLKADMA
- a CDS encoding MepB family protein — encoded protein: MVKLDQDFLQAQKFFLKHFDSSCSNIVQEPESKEYGACQFTIQNKKAAFRIAKITPTKVGQFVTFWKRSQAGPIAPFDESDSIDLFIVSVRDGDKFGQFIFPKSVLIEHDIMSKNHIGGKRAIRVYPSWDKTDNKQAIRTQSWQLKYFYEISNNS